In Carcharodon carcharias isolate sCarCar2 chromosome 3, sCarCar2.pri, whole genome shotgun sequence, a single window of DNA contains:
- the med10 gene encoding mediator of RNA polymerase II transcription subunit 10, with translation MAEKFDNLEEHLEKFIENIRQLGIIVSDFQPSSQAGLNQKLNSMITGLQDVDKCRQQLHDINVPLEVFEYIDQGRNPQLYTKECLERALAKNEQVKGKIDTLKKFKGLLIHELSKVFPEEMSKYRAIRCEDHLPT, from the exons ATGGCGGAGAAATTCGACAACCTGGAGGAACATCTGGAGAAATTCATCGAGAACATTCGGCAGCTGGGCATCATTGTCAGTGATTTCCAGCCCAGCAGCCAGGCAGGCCTGAACCAGAAACT AAATTCTATGATTACGGGGCTCCAAGATGTTGACAAATGCcgacagcagctgcatgatattaATGTACCCCTGGAAGTATTTGA GTACATTGATCAAGGCCGAAATCCTCAACTTTACACCAAAGAATGCTTGGAGAGAGCCTTAGCCAAGAATGAACAAGTCAAAGGGAAAATTGACACATTGAAG AAATTCAAGGGGCTTCTGATTCACGAACTGAGCAAAGTTTTTCCTGAAGAAATGTCCAAATATCGAGCTATCCGATGTGAAGATCATCTGCCTACGTAG